Proteins encoded together in one Ciona intestinalis chromosome 1, KH, whole genome shotgun sequence window:
- the LOC100184010 gene encoding mRNA export factor: MSVFGNTSSSFSFGASNTTTNHNPMKDIEVTSPPDDSISCLEFSPATLPGNFLIAGSWANDIRCWQIEDNGQTVPKAQQMHQGPVLDVSWSDDGTKVFTASADKTAKMWDLAANQATQVAQHDAPIKTCHWIKSPNYSCLMTGSWDKTVKFWDTRSSSPMKAITLNERVYCADVVYPMAMVSCADKKLVCLKLESEPQEYQKFDSPLKYQHRCISIFKNKMQSSPVGFALGSIEGRVAIHYIQPSSPRDNFTFKCHRSTPTQPQEIHVVNSIAFHPTFGTLATVGSDGKYSFWDKDARTKLKGSEQLPQSISACAISHNGNIFAYASSYDWSKGHEHYNPQQKNYIFLKNCAEDMKPRAKK, from the coding sequence ATGTCGGTATTCGGAAATACCAGTTCATCGTTTTCGTTCGGGGCCTCGAACACGACCACCAACCATAACCCTATGAAAGATATTGAAGTAACTTCTCCACCAGACGACAGTATAAGTTGTCTTGAATTCAGTCCCGCTACCTTGCCTGGGAACTTCCTTATAGCAGGTTCATGGGCTAACGACATACGATGCTGGCAGATTGAGGATAATGGCCAAACTGTCCCGAAAGCTCAACAAATGCATCAAGGGCCAGTTCTGGATGTTTCCTGGAGTGACGACGGCACAAAAGTTTTCACGGCTTCTGCTGATAAAACTGCGAAAATGTGGGATCTTGCGGCAAACCAAGCCACCCAAGTTGCTCAGCACGATGCTCCCATAAAAACTTGTCATTGGATTAAAAGTCCGAACTACTCATGCCTTATGACGGGGAGTTGGGACAAGACTGTGAAATTTTGGGACACTCGTTCATCCTCTCCAATGAAAGCAATAACTCTAAACGAGCGCGTTTATTGCGCTGATGTTGTCTACCCAATGGCAATGGTAAGCTGCGCAGATAAAAAGTTGgtctgtttaaaacttgaaagCGAGCCTCAAGAATACCAGAAGTTTGACTCACCGCTAAAGTACCAGCATCGCTGTATTAGTATTTTCAAGAACAAAATGCAGTCTTCCCCTGTCGGGTTTGCACTTGGTAGTATAGAAGGGAGGGTAGCCATCCACTACATACAGCCCAGCAGCCCGCGTGATAACTTCACCTTCAAATGCCACCGTTCAACCCCCACACAACCACAGGAGATTCACGTCGTCAATTCAATCGCGTTCCACCCAACATTTGGCACGCTTGCTACAGTTGGCTCAGACGGGAAATACAGTTTCTGGGACAAAGATGCGAGAACAAAACTCAAAGGTTCAGAACAGCTCCCCCAGTCTATATCAGCGTGTGCCATCAGTCATAATGGGAATATTTTCGCATATGCGTCAAGTTACGACTGGTCAAAAGGACATGAGCATTATAACCCTCAACAGAAGAACTACATCTTCTTGAAGAACTGTGCGGAGGACATGAAACCAAGagcaaaaaaatga